The following coding sequences are from one Melanotaenia boesemani isolate fMelBoe1 chromosome 17, fMelBoe1.pri, whole genome shotgun sequence window:
- the top2b gene encoding DNA topoisomerase 2-beta isoform X3 has product MTKTSEAKIKFFDGEDFTSVTFQPDLSKFNMEKLDRDIVALLTRRAYDVAGSCKGVKVSLNGKKLPVHGFRSYVDLYVKDKLDETGVPLKVVNETVNDRWEVCLTMSEKGFQQISFVNSIATTKGGRHIDYVVDQIVAKLIEVVKKKNKAGVSVKPFQVKNHIWVFVNALIENPTFDSQTKENMTLQTKSFGSKCLLSDKFVRAATNCGIVESILNWVKFKAQTQLNKKCSSVKHSKIKGIPKLDDANDAGGKHSSDCTLILTEGDSAKSLAVSGLGVIGRDRYGVFPLRGKILNVREATHKQIMENAEINNIIKIVGLQYKKSYDDPESLRSLRYGKIMIMTDQDQDGSHIKGLLINFFHHNWPSLLKHTFLEQFITPIVKATKNKQELAFYSLPEFEEWKKQTENFKTWHVKYYKGLGTSTSKEAKDYFSDMERHRITFKYGGAEDDAAITLAFSKKKTDDRKEWLTNFMEDRRQRRMHGLPEQYLYGTQAKLLSYNDFINKELILFSNSDNERSIPSLVDGLKPGQRKVLFTCLKRNDKREVKVAQLAGSVAEMSAYHHGEQALMMTIVNLAQNFVGSNNANILQPLGQFGTRINGGKDAASPRYIFTMLSPLAKLLFPAVDSNLLKFLFDDNQKVEPEWYIPIIPMVLVNGAEGIGTGWACKIPNYDPREIVNNINRMLNHQDPLPMLPSYKNFKGVIHELGQNQYLVSGEVSVLDKNTIEITELPVRTWTQAYKESVLEPMLQGSDKTPALINDYKEYHTDTTVKFVVRMSEEKLAQAEAVGLHKVFKLQSSLTCNSMVLFDHMGCLKRYDSVQDILKEFFELRLHYYKLRKDWLLGSLGADAAKLSNQARFVLEKIEGKISIENKSKRELIRMLVQKGYESDPVAAWVKAQEKAQDDDYTDGNESDSSVDSGSSSGPNFNYILNMPLWCLTKEKVEELLKQRDQKRSELSHLQKKSSEDLWKEDLAIFIEELDKVEAQEREEQSLGKAIKLVKGKVGKPKVKKLNLEETMPSPFGRRVEPPTQPIKSDAVKKMTKKKKGDSDAAVKLEFDDDGLGGEAGTGENSVAKPKAPRVKKEKKEPGAPRVRKPPAPKGTPAKKVKKRNPWSDDESKSDSDVENSKPVIPRETKSQRASASKPKYTFDFSEEEEEEEEADEEENGDDDVAASPVRSFKDDFGFSDTKDQYNDRNDEDDDEDNEVSFSPPKQKTTSAPAAKKKEPTSIFSSKSAFSEKSDSDGSKSNSDDDDGPVFSTYSSSSAFDKLSSAKKAAKKPSEAAPKPKKPPAPKAKKPDKSIWDSDSDTGSKKAAPALKAGKGRGRKRKGSGSEDEYSPMKKAAKPVGRKPQKPPSDDEDEDEDSNSLSTMKALSRDRPGRARKEVKYFHESDNEEDDDDDDDMFD; this is encoded by the exons ATGACCAAGACCTCTGAGGCCAAAATAAAATTCTTTGATGGGGAAGACTTCACCAGCGTGACCTTCCAGCCAGACCTGTCCAAGTTCAACATGGAGAAACTGGACCGGGATATCGTAGCACTTCTTACTCGCAGAGCGTATGATGTAGCCGGCTCCTGCAAGGGGGTTAAAGTCTCACTGAACGGCAAAAAATTACCT GTCCATGGCTTCCGCAGCTATGTGGATTTGTACGTGAAGGACAAACTGGACGAGACGGGCGTGCCTCTGAAGGTGGTGAATGAAACTGTGAATGATCGGTGGGAGGTCTGCCTCACCATGAGCGAGAAAGGATTCCAGCAGATCAGCTTTGTGAACAGCATCGCTACCACAAAG GGCGGCAGACACATCGACTATGTGGTGGACCAGATTGTGGCCAAACTTATAGAAgtggtgaagaagaagaacaaggcGGGAGTCTCGGTCAAACCTTTCCAG GTGAAGAACCATATCTGGGTTTTTGTCAACGCACTGATTGAGAATCCAACGTTTGACTCCCAGACTAAGGAGAACATGACACTCCAAACCAAGAGCTTTGGGTCCAAGTGCCTTCTGTCTGACAAGTTCGTCAGGGCT GCAACAAACTGTGGGATCGTGGAGAGTATTCTCAACTGGGTCAAGTTCAAAGCTCAGACACAGCTGAACAAGAAGTGCTCGTCTGTCAAACACAGCAAGATCAAAGGCATCCCTAAGCTCGATGACGCCAACGATGCCG GTGGAAAACACTCCTCTGATTGCACCCTCATCCTCACTGAAGGAGACTCGGCCAAGTCTCTGGCCGTCTCGGGTCTGGGGGTCATCGGTCGGGATCGCTACGGAGTTTTCCCTCTGAGAGGAAAGATCCTGAATGTGCGAGAGGCAACACACAAGCAG ATCATGGAAAACGCAGAGATCAACAACATCATTAAAATCGTTGGCCTTCAGTACAAAAAGAGCTATGACGACCCAGAGTCTCTGAGGAGCCTCCGATACGGCAAAATCATGATCATGACGGATCAG GATCAAGATGGCTCCCACATCAAAGGTCTGCTCATCAACTTTTTCCACCACAACTGGCCCTCCTTGTTGAAACACACATTCCTGGAGCAGTTCATCACGCCTATTGTTAAA gCGACCAAGAACAAACAGGAGCTGGCTTTCTACAGCCTTCCAGAGTTTGAGGAGTGGAAGAAACAAACAGAGAATTTTAAAACTTGGCATGTAAAGTACTACAAAG GTTTGGGTACAAGTACAAGCAAAGAGGCGAAGGATTACTTTTCTGACATGGAGAGGCACCGAATCACGTTCAAGTACGGCGGTGCTGAAGACGATGCTGCCATCACGCTG gcgttcagtaagaaaaaaacagacgACAGGAAGGAATGGTTGACTAACTTCATGGAAGACAGACGTCAGAGGAGGATGCACGGCCTGCCGGAG caATACCTTTATGGAACTCAAGCCAAGCTCCTCTCATACAACGATTTCATCAATAAAGAGCTGATTCTGTTCTCCAACTCTGACAACGAGAGATCCATCCCATCGTTGGTTGATG GCTTGAAACCCGGTCAGAGGAAAGTTTTGTTTACCTGTTTAAAAAGGAACGACAAGAGAGAAGTGAAAGTAGCTCAGCTGGCTGGTTCTGTGGCGGAGATGTCTGCCTACCACCATGGAGAG CAAGCCCTCATGATGACTATAGTCAACTTGGCCCAGAACTTTGTGGGCAGCAACAACGCGAACATCTTGCAGCCTCTGGGCCAGTTTGGTACTCGCATCAATGGAGGCAAAGATGCTGCCAGCCCTCGTTACATCTTCACCATGCTCAG TCCCCTCGCCAAGCTGTTGTTCCCAGCAGTGGACTCAAACCTGCTCAAGTTCCTGTTTGATGACAACCAGAAGGTGGAGCCGGAGTGGTACATTCCCATCATTCCCATGGTGCTGGTGAATGGCGCCGAGGGCATCGGGACGGGCTGGGCGTGCAAGATCCCAAACTATGACCCCAGAGAGATCGTCAACAACATCAACAGGATGCTGAACCACCAGGACCCCCTACCCATG CTTCCCAGTTACAAAAACTTCAAAGGAGTGATCCATGAACTAGGACAGAACCAGTACCTGGTCAGTGGAGAAGTGTCGGTCCTCGACAAGAACACCATCGAGATCACAGAGCTTCCTGTCCGGACATGGACTCAG GCCTATAAGGAGTCTGTGCTGGAGCCCATGCTGCAGGGCAGCGACAAGACGCCGGCTCTCATCAACGACTACAAGGAATACCACACAGATACCACTGTGAAGTTTGTGGTTCGCATGTCTGAGGAGAAGCTGGCTCAAGCCGAGGCAGTCGGGCTCCACAAAGTCTTCAAACTGCAGTCCAGCCTCACCTGCAACTCCATG GTGCTGTTTGACCACATGGGTTGTCTGAAAAGGTACGATTCAGTCCAAGACATCCTCAAAGAGTTCTTTGAACTCCGGCTGCACTACTACAAACTGAGGAAAGACTGGTTACTGGGCAGCCTCGGGGCTGACGCTGCCAAACTGTCCAACCAGGCTCGCTTTGTACTGGAGAAGATCGAAGGAAAAATCTCTATCG agAATAAATCCAAACGTGAACTCATCCGGATGCTGGTGCAGAAAGGCTATGAATCCGACCCAGTTGCTGCCTGGGTCAAGGCTCAGGAAAAG GCTCAGGATGACGACTACACCGACGGGAACGAGAGCGACAGCTCCGTGGACTCTGGCTCCTCATCAGGCCCAAACTTCAACTACATCCTCAACATGCCTCTGTGGTGCCTGACTAAAGAAAAGGTGGAGGAGCTGCTCAAACAGAGGGACCAGAAG agaagTGAACTGAGCCATCTGCAGAAGAAATCCTCGGAGGATCTGTGGAAGGAGGACTTGGCGATCTTCATTGAAGAGCTGGAT aaAGTGGAGGCTCAGGAGAGGGAAGAGCAGAGTTTAGGAAAAGCCATCAAACTGGTGAAGGGTAAAGTGGGCAAACCTAAAGTGAAGAAGCTGAACCTGGAGGAGACGATGCCGTCACCGTTTGGACGGCGGGTGGAGCCTCCGACTCAGCCCATCAAATCTGATGCAGTCAAGAAAatgaccaaaaagaaaaag GGAGACTCAGACGCAGCAGTGAAGCTGGAGTTCGATGATGATGGTTTGGGCGGCGAGGCAGGAACCGGAGAAAACTCTGTGGCCAAACCGAAAGCTCCACGAGtcaagaaagagaagaaagagcCCG gAGCTCCCAGAGTCAGAAAACCTCCTGCACCCAAAGGTACTCCTGCTAAGAAGGTGAAGAAGAGGAACCCCTGGTCTGACGATGAGTCCAAGTCTGACAGCGACGTGGAGAACAGCAAACCCGTCATTCCCAGAGAGACCAAGTCTCAGAGGGCATCAG cttCCAAACCAAAATATACATTCGACTtctctgaggaggaggaagaggaggaggaggcagacgAAGAGGAAAACGGAGACGATGACGTGGCCGCTTCTCCGGTGAGGTCATTCAAAGACGACTTTGGTTTCTCCGACACCAAGGACCAATACAACGACCGGAacgatgaggatgatgatgaagacaacGAAGTCTCCTTCTCTCCACCCAAACAGAAGACCAC GTCTGCACCTGCAGCTAAGAAGAAAGAACCAACCAGCATCTTCTCATCCAAGTCAGCCTTCTCTGAAAAGAGCGACAGCG ACGGGTCCAAGTCCAACAGCGACGATGACGACGGTCCGGTCTTCTCCACTTACTCCAGCAGCTCAGCTTTTGATAAACTATCGTCAGCAAAGAAAG CAGCTAAGAAGCCTTCTGAAGCAGCTCCCAAACCTAAGAAACCACCAGCACCAAAAGCAAAGAAACCAGATAAATCCATCTGGGACTCTGACTCCGACACCGGCTCCAAGAAAGCAGCACCAGCTCTGAAAG CAGGAAAAGGTCGAGGAAGGAAGAGGAAGGGGTCTGGATCTGAAGACGAGTACAGTCCGATGAAGAAAGCAGCAAAACCCGTCGGCAGA AAGCCTCAGAAACCTCCATCTGATGACGAGGACGAGGACGAGGACAGCAACAGCCTGAGCACCATGAAAGCGCTGTCCCGCGACAGGCCGGGCCGCGCCAGGAAGGAAGTGAAGTACTTCCACGAGTCAGACAACGAGGAAGACGACGATGACGATGACGACATGTTTGATTAA